The following proteins come from a genomic window of Burkholderia stabilis:
- a CDS encoding YbfB/YjiJ family MFS transporter has protein sequence MSRSDTPSAVAGVLSSDQIDQADRRARTAALACMVGLAVVLGVGRFAFTPLLPLMLADGSISLKAGGWLASANYAGYFAGAVSCAALRVSPARMVRFGLAATVLLTAAMGVGHLLPVWLVVRFVAGVVSAWTFVFVSQWGLRRLAELYAPEWSGVIYAGPGVGIVLTGLIGSALAGQRAASGWLGFAALSAVLSVVIWRTFGGAPAQAAPSAGAAPHTAAASTAPAGARRHRAEAAWLVVLYGAPGFGYIITATFLPVIARAALPAGSPWPDLFWPMFGAALIVGAITAARLPGHWDNRLLLAAGCATQALGIAAGIVWPNALGFSVGSMLLGLPFTAITLFAMREARRLHGERAAGLMGYATASYGVGQILGPLVAAPLAARFGSFSPALWLAVGALLAGTAGFAASAAHARMQS, from the coding sequence ATGTCACGTTCCGATACCCCGTCCGCCGTCGCCGGCGTACTTTCGTCAGACCAGATCGATCAGGCCGACCGCCGTGCCCGCACGGCCGCGCTGGCCTGCATGGTCGGCCTTGCCGTCGTGCTCGGCGTCGGCCGTTTCGCGTTCACGCCGCTCTTGCCGTTGATGCTCGCCGACGGCTCGATCAGCCTGAAAGCCGGCGGCTGGCTCGCATCGGCGAACTACGCGGGCTACTTCGCCGGCGCGGTCAGTTGCGCGGCGCTGCGCGTTTCGCCCGCTCGGATGGTCCGCTTCGGGCTCGCGGCCACCGTGCTGCTGACCGCCGCGATGGGCGTCGGCCACCTGCTGCCCGTGTGGCTCGTGGTGCGCTTCGTTGCGGGTGTGGTCAGCGCGTGGACGTTCGTGTTCGTGTCGCAATGGGGGCTGCGGCGGCTGGCCGAGTTGTACGCGCCGGAGTGGAGCGGGGTGATCTACGCGGGGCCCGGCGTCGGCATCGTGCTGACGGGGCTGATCGGCAGTGCGCTGGCCGGCCAGCGCGCCGCGTCAGGCTGGCTCGGCTTCGCGGCGCTGTCGGCCGTGTTGTCGGTCGTAATCTGGCGCACGTTCGGCGGCGCGCCGGCGCAAGCCGCGCCATCGGCCGGTGCGGCGCCGCATACGGCGGCTGCCTCCACAGCGCCGGCCGGCGCGCGACGCCATCGCGCGGAAGCTGCGTGGCTCGTCGTGCTGTACGGGGCGCCGGGCTTCGGCTACATCATCACCGCGACGTTCCTGCCCGTGATCGCGCGCGCCGCACTGCCGGCCGGTTCGCCGTGGCCCGACCTGTTCTGGCCGATGTTCGGCGCGGCGCTGATCGTCGGCGCGATCACCGCTGCGCGCTTGCCCGGGCATTGGGACAACCGCCTGCTGCTGGCGGCCGGTTGCGCGACGCAGGCGCTCGGCATCGCGGCCGGGATCGTGTGGCCGAATGCGCTCGGCTTCTCGGTCGGCAGCATGCTGCTCGGCCTGCCGTTCACCGCGATCACGCTGTTCGCGATGCGCGAGGCACGACGCCTGCACGGCGAGCGTGCAGCTGGGCTGATGGGGTATGCGACCGCGTCGTACGGGGTCGGGCAGATTCTCGGCCCGCTCGTCGCGGCGCCGCTTGCCGCGCGTTTCGGGTCGTTTTCCCCGGCGCTGTGGCTCGCGGTGGGCGCACTGCTCGCGGGCACGGCCGGCTTCGCGGCGAGCGCCGCACACGCGCGCATGCAATCCTGA
- a CDS encoding RBBP9/YdeN family alpha/beta hydrolase: protein MSDPLVFVLPGYANSGPLHWQSRWERADARFSRVAMPDWDRAFRNGWCLALDRAIEAARGPVLIAGHSLGTLTTAWWATRYARPAALAKVRGALLVALPDPAGPVFPIDAHGFGPVPRERLPFPTCVVASSDDPYGSIAFARGCARAWGSAFHDIGPRGHINADSGLGDWPAARGWLDALARQQR, encoded by the coding sequence ATGAGCGACCCCCTCGTTTTCGTTCTGCCGGGCTACGCCAATTCGGGCCCGCTTCACTGGCAGAGCCGCTGGGAGCGCGCCGATGCGCGTTTTTCGCGCGTCGCGATGCCCGATTGGGACCGTGCGTTTCGCAACGGCTGGTGTCTCGCGCTCGACCGCGCGATCGAAGCCGCGCGCGGGCCGGTACTGATCGCCGGCCACAGCCTCGGCACGCTGACGACCGCGTGGTGGGCGACGCGCTATGCGCGTCCGGCCGCGCTTGCGAAGGTGCGCGGCGCGCTGCTCGTCGCGTTGCCCGATCCCGCCGGGCCCGTGTTTCCCATCGACGCGCACGGTTTCGGGCCGGTGCCGCGCGAGCGGCTGCCGTTTCCGACTTGCGTGGTCGCGAGCAGCGACGATCCGTACGGCTCGATCGCGTTCGCGCGCGGCTGCGCACGCGCGTGGGGCAGCGCATTTCACGACATCGGCCCGCGCGGCCACATCAACGCGGACAGCGGGCTCGGCGACTGGCCCGCCGCGCGCGGCTGGCTCGACGCGCTCGCGCGGCAGCAGCGATAA
- a CDS encoding branched-chain amino acid ABC transporter permease, which translates to MHPFALQAFNGLSYGLLLFMLSAGLTLIFSVQGVLNFAHASFYMLGAYVGYSIAARAGFWPALVLAPLAVGLLGAGCERTLLRRVQARGHTSELLLTFGLAYLIGEGAKLLWGLAPLPAPVPPLFEGAPVSVFGLALPRYRLFMMGMSAAMLVALGALLRASRIGLVVRAALTHRAAVEALGYDVPRVMTGLFGAGTALAALAGVIGAPLAVIEPALAETVGSVVFAVVVIGGLGSLGGAFAASLAVGFAQTFAASSDTSLRDLAQWAGLTLPDSVAAVSIAQLAPLVPYLLLVAVLVARPRGLFGERADA; encoded by the coding sequence GTGCACCCGTTCGCGCTCCAGGCGTTCAACGGCCTCAGTTACGGCTTGCTGCTGTTCATGCTGTCGGCCGGCCTCACGCTGATCTTCAGCGTGCAGGGCGTGCTCAATTTCGCGCATGCGAGCTTCTACATGCTCGGCGCGTATGTCGGCTACAGCATTGCGGCGCGCGCGGGCTTCTGGCCCGCGCTCGTGCTCGCGCCGCTCGCGGTCGGGCTGCTCGGCGCCGGCTGCGAACGCACGCTGTTGCGCCGCGTGCAGGCGCGCGGCCATACGAGCGAGCTGCTGCTGACCTTCGGCCTCGCCTACCTGATCGGCGAGGGCGCGAAACTCCTGTGGGGCCTCGCGCCGCTGCCGGCGCCCGTGCCGCCGCTGTTCGAAGGCGCGCCGGTGAGCGTCTTCGGCCTCGCGCTGCCGCGCTACCGGCTGTTCATGATGGGCATGTCCGCCGCGATGCTGGTCGCGCTCGGCGCGTTGCTGCGCGCGTCGCGCATCGGGCTCGTCGTGCGTGCGGCGCTCACGCATCGTGCGGCCGTCGAAGCGCTCGGCTACGACGTGCCGCGCGTGATGACGGGCCTGTTCGGCGCGGGCACCGCGCTCGCGGCGCTGGCCGGCGTGATCGGCGCGCCGCTCGCGGTGATCGAGCCCGCGCTGGCCGAGACCGTCGGGTCGGTCGTGTTCGCGGTCGTCGTGATCGGCGGGCTCGGCTCGCTCGGCGGCGCGTTCGCCGCCTCGCTCGCGGTCGGGTTCGCGCAAACCTTCGCGGCCTCGAGCGACACGTCGCTGCGCGACCTCGCGCAATGGGCCGGGCTCACGCTGCCCGACAGCGTGGCCGCCGTGTCGATCGCGCAGCTTGCGCCGCTGGTGCCGTATCTGCTGCTCGTCGCCGTGCTGGTCGCGCGGCCGCGCGGGTTGTTCGGCGAGCGTGCCGATGCGTAG
- a CDS encoding LysR family transcriptional regulator, with the protein MDLAALAIFRAVVRENGVTRAAAKLNRVQSNVTTRIKQLEEELGAALFVRDGRRLVLTPAGHTLLPYAERLLALADEARDAVREDTPRGRLRLGTMESTAASRLPTVLARYHHAWPDVSLELLTGTTGWLIDRVRDFEIDAALFARPPAPDTLPDTFETVPVFREELVLLTPRGHPPVRTPRDVILPTLIAFERGCTYRKYVEQWYAAHGVKPARVLELGSYHAIVACVAAGAGVAVAPRSVLDLQPETGNIAAHAIPEIEGIDTLLAWRQGYASAALAALRDALTEAARQPDDAAKRPAAVPA; encoded by the coding sequence ATGGATCTGGCGGCGCTGGCGATTTTCCGGGCCGTCGTGCGCGAGAACGGCGTGACGCGCGCGGCGGCGAAGCTCAATCGTGTGCAATCGAACGTCACGACGCGCATCAAGCAGCTCGAGGAGGAACTCGGCGCGGCGCTGTTCGTGCGCGACGGCCGCCGGCTCGTGCTGACGCCGGCCGGGCACACGCTGCTGCCGTATGCGGAGCGCCTGCTCGCGCTCGCCGACGAAGCGCGCGACGCGGTGCGCGAGGACACGCCGCGCGGGCGGCTGCGGCTCGGCACGATGGAAAGCACGGCCGCGAGCCGGCTGCCGACCGTGCTCGCGCGCTATCACCACGCGTGGCCCGACGTCTCGCTCGAACTCCTGACCGGCACGACGGGCTGGCTGATCGACAGGGTCCGCGACTTCGAGATCGACGCCGCGCTGTTCGCGCGCCCGCCCGCACCGGACACGCTGCCCGACACCTTCGAGACGGTGCCGGTCTTCCGCGAGGAACTGGTGCTGCTCACGCCGCGCGGCCATCCGCCGGTGCGCACCCCGCGCGACGTGATCCTGCCGACGCTGATCGCGTTCGAGCGCGGCTGTACGTATCGCAAGTACGTCGAGCAGTGGTATGCGGCGCACGGCGTCAAACCCGCGCGCGTGCTCGAACTCGGCTCGTATCACGCGATCGTCGCGTGCGTCGCGGCCGGTGCGGGCGTCGCGGTCGCGCCGCGTTCGGTGCTCGACCTGCAGCCCGAGACCGGCAACATCGCCGCGCATGCGATTCCCGAAATCGAAGGCATCGACACGCTGCTCGCATGGCGGCAAGGCTATGCGTCAGCGGCGCTCGCCGCGCTGCGCGACGCGCTCACGGAAGCCGCGCGGCAGCCGGACGATGCAGCGAAGCGGCCGGCGGCGGTGCCCGCCTGA
- a CDS encoding glutamine--tRNA ligase/YqeY domain fusion protein: MSTERNDAPAASNFIRNIIDDDNRTGKWGGRVETRFPPEPNGYLHIGHAKSICLNFSVARDYGGVCHLRFDDTNPEKESVEYVDSIVDAVRWLGFDWRKDAVDHQYFASDYYDKLYEFAELLIKRGKAYVDSQSADEMRANRGSLTEGGKPSPFRERTPEENLDLFRRMKAGEFKEGEHVLRAKIDMASPNMNMRDPVIYRIRYAHHYRTGDAWCVYPMYDYTHCISDALEGITHSLCTLEFEDHRPLYDWVLNELAEAGMFTRPLPQQIEFSRLNLTYAITSKRKLLQLVTEGHVDGWDDPRMPTIVGVRRRGFTPESIHLFCERIGVTKIDSWIDMSIFEGALRDDLDDKAARTVAVLDPLKLVIDNYPEDLEEACTAPVHPHHPERGVRTFPISRELWIEREDFVENPPKGYFRLFPGNKVRLRYGYVIECTGFDKDADGNVTAVHCNYFPDSKSGTEGANTYKVKGNIHWVSAKHAQPAEVRIYDRLFKEPHPDAGGANFLEALNPDSKKIVQAYVEPGNDDIAPETRLQFERHGYFVADRVDSKPGKPVFNRIVGLRDSWGKPA, from the coding sequence ATGAGCACCGAACGCAACGACGCCCCCGCGGCTTCCAATTTCATCCGCAACATCATCGACGACGACAACCGCACCGGCAAATGGGGCGGCCGCGTCGAGACGCGCTTCCCGCCCGAGCCGAACGGTTATCTGCACATCGGCCACGCCAAGAGCATCTGCCTGAACTTCAGCGTCGCGCGCGACTACGGCGGCGTGTGCCACCTGCGCTTCGACGACACGAACCCGGAAAAGGAAAGCGTCGAGTACGTCGACTCGATCGTCGACGCGGTGCGCTGGCTCGGTTTCGACTGGCGCAAGGACGCGGTCGACCACCAGTATTTCGCGAGCGACTACTACGACAAGCTGTACGAATTCGCCGAGCTGCTGATCAAGCGCGGCAAGGCCTACGTCGACAGCCAGAGCGCCGATGAAATGCGCGCGAACCGCGGCTCGCTGACCGAAGGCGGCAAGCCGTCGCCGTTCCGCGAGCGCACGCCCGAAGAGAACCTCGACCTGTTCCGCCGGATGAAGGCAGGCGAGTTCAAGGAAGGCGAGCACGTGCTGCGCGCGAAGATCGACATGGCTTCGCCGAACATGAACATGCGCGACCCGGTGATCTACCGGATCCGCTATGCGCACCACTACCGCACCGGCGACGCATGGTGCGTGTATCCGATGTACGACTACACGCACTGCATTTCGGATGCGCTCGAAGGCATCACGCATTCGCTGTGCACGCTCGAATTCGAGGATCACCGCCCGCTGTACGACTGGGTGCTGAACGAACTCGCGGAAGCCGGCATGTTCACGCGCCCGCTGCCGCAACAGATCGAATTCTCGCGGCTGAACCTCACGTACGCGATCACCAGCAAGCGCAAGCTGCTGCAGCTCGTCACCGAAGGCCACGTCGACGGCTGGGACGACCCGCGGATGCCGACGATCGTCGGCGTGCGCCGCCGCGGCTTCACGCCGGAGAGCATTCACCTGTTCTGCGAGCGGATCGGCGTGACGAAGATCGATTCGTGGATCGACATGAGCATCTTCGAAGGCGCGCTGCGCGACGACCTCGACGACAAGGCAGCGCGCACGGTCGCGGTGCTCGACCCGCTGAAGCTCGTGATCGACAACTATCCGGAAGACCTGGAAGAAGCGTGTACGGCGCCGGTGCATCCGCATCACCCGGAGCGCGGCGTGCGCACGTTCCCGATCTCGCGCGAGCTGTGGATCGAGCGCGAGGATTTCGTCGAGAACCCGCCGAAGGGCTATTTCCGCCTGTTCCCGGGCAACAAGGTGCGCCTGCGCTACGGCTACGTGATCGAGTGCACGGGCTTCGACAAGGATGCCGACGGCAACGTGACGGCCGTGCACTGCAACTACTTCCCGGACAGCAAGTCGGGCACCGAAGGCGCGAACACGTACAAGGTCAAGGGCAACATCCACTGGGTCAGCGCGAAGCATGCGCAGCCGGCCGAAGTGCGAATCTACGACCGCCTGTTCAAGGAGCCGCATCCGGACGCGGGCGGCGCGAACTTCCTCGAAGCGCTGAACCCCGATTCGAAGAAGATCGTGCAGGCGTACGTCGAGCCGGGCAACGACGACATCGCACCGGAAACGCGTCTGCAGTTCGAGCGGCATGGTTACTTCGTTGCCGACCGTGTCGATTCGAAGCCGGGCAAGCCGGTGTTCAACCGGATCGTCGGGCTGCGCGACAGCTGGGGCAAGCCGGCCTGA
- a CDS encoding ornithine acetyltransferase produces the protein MMKKTTFLVRTAVIVAALSQLGACAMTHTQRNAGIGAAAGGALGYLITGGPVGTVAGAAAGGLVGAGVR, from the coding sequence ATGATGAAGAAGACCACTTTTCTCGTTCGTACCGCCGTGATCGTCGCGGCCCTGTCGCAACTCGGCGCATGCGCAATGACGCATACGCAACGCAATGCCGGTATCGGCGCAGCCGCGGGCGGCGCGCTCGGCTACCTGATCACGGGCGGCCCGGTCGGCACCGTCGCCGGTGCGGCGGCAGGCGGCCTGGTCGGCGCCGGCGTGCGCTGA
- the alaS gene encoding alanine--tRNA ligase, with protein MKAAEIREKFLKFFESKGHTIVRSSSLVPGNDPTLMFTNSGMVQFKDVFLGTDPRSYSRATTAQRSVRAGGKHNDLENVGYTARHHTFFEMLGNFSFGDYFKHDAIKFAWELLTTVYQLPKDKLWVTVYQEDDEAYDIWAKEVGVPTERIIRIGDNKGARYASDNFWTMGDTGPCGPCTEIFYDHGPDVWGGPPGSPEEDGDRYIEIWNLVFMQFNRDAQGNMTRLPKQSVDTGMGLERLAAVLQHVHSNYEIDLFQNLIKAAARVTEISDLTNNSLKVIADHIRACSFLIVDGVIPGNEGRGYVLRRIVRRAIRHGYKLGRKGSFFHKLVADLVAEMGVAYPELKEAEQRVTDVLRQEEERFFETIEHGMSILEGALADVEAKGGKVLDGELAFKLHDTYGFPLDLTADVCRERGMTVDEPAFDDAMARQREQARAAGKFKATQGLEYTGAKTTFHGYEEIAFDDAKVVALYVDGSSVNEVKTGQDAVVVLDHTPFYAESGGQVGDEGVLANAATRFAVADTLKVQADVIGHHGTLEQGTLKVGDVLRAEIDAHRRARTQRNHSATHLMHKALREVLGAHVQQKGSLVDAEKTRFDFAHNAPMTDDEIRRVEQIVNNEILANAPGIVRVMPYDEAVKGGAMALFGEKYGDEVRVLDLGFSRELCGGTHVHRTGDIGLFKIVVEGGVAAGIRRVEAITGDNAVRFVQDLDARMNEAAAALKAQPSELTQRIAQVQEQVKSLEKELGALKSKLASSQGDELAQQAVEIGGVYVLAATLDGADAKTLRETVDKLKDKLKSAAIVLAAVEGGKVSLIAGVTPDASKKVKAGELVNFVAQQVGGKGGGRPDMAQAGGTEPANLPGALAGVKGWVEERL; from the coding sequence ATGAAAGCTGCCGAAATCCGCGAGAAATTCCTCAAATTCTTCGAATCGAAGGGCCACACGATCGTCCGCTCGTCGAGCCTCGTGCCCGGTAACGACCCCACGCTGATGTTCACGAACTCGGGCATGGTCCAGTTCAAGGACGTGTTCCTCGGCACGGATCCGCGCTCGTATTCGCGCGCCACGACGGCACAGCGCAGCGTGCGCGCGGGCGGCAAGCACAACGACCTCGAGAACGTCGGCTATACGGCGCGTCACCACACGTTCTTCGAGATGCTCGGCAACTTCTCGTTCGGCGACTACTTCAAGCACGACGCGATCAAGTTCGCGTGGGAGCTGCTGACTACGGTCTACCAGTTGCCGAAGGACAAGCTGTGGGTCACCGTCTACCAGGAAGACGACGAGGCGTACGACATCTGGGCGAAGGAAGTCGGCGTGCCGACCGAGCGCATCATCCGCATCGGCGACAACAAGGGTGCGCGCTACGCGTCGGACAACTTCTGGACGATGGGCGATACCGGCCCGTGTGGCCCGTGCACGGAAATCTTCTACGATCACGGCCCGGACGTGTGGGGTGGCCCGCCGGGGTCGCCGGAAGAAGACGGTGACCGCTACATCGAGATCTGGAACCTCGTGTTCATGCAGTTCAACCGTGACGCGCAGGGCAACATGACGCGCCTGCCGAAGCAGTCGGTCGATACCGGCATGGGCCTCGAGCGTCTCGCCGCGGTGCTGCAGCACGTGCACAGCAACTACGAGATCGACCTGTTCCAGAACCTGATCAAGGCCGCCGCGCGCGTGACCGAGATCAGCGATCTCACCAACAACTCGCTGAAGGTGATCGCCGATCACATCCGCGCATGCTCGTTCCTGATCGTCGACGGCGTGATCCCGGGCAACGAAGGCCGCGGCTACGTGCTGCGCCGGATCGTGCGCCGCGCGATCCGCCACGGCTACAAGCTCGGCCGCAAGGGTTCGTTCTTCCACAAGCTGGTGGCCGACCTCGTCGCCGAGATGGGCGTCGCGTATCCGGAGCTGAAGGAAGCCGAACAGCGCGTGACCGACGTGCTGCGCCAGGAAGAAGAGCGCTTCTTCGAAACGATCGAACACGGGATGTCGATCCTCGAAGGCGCGCTGGCCGATGTCGAAGCGAAGGGCGGGAAGGTGCTCGACGGCGAACTCGCGTTCAAGCTGCACGACACCTACGGCTTCCCGCTGGACCTCACGGCCGACGTGTGCCGCGAGCGCGGCATGACGGTCGACGAGCCGGCGTTCGACGACGCAATGGCGCGTCAGCGCGAGCAGGCGCGCGCGGCCGGCAAGTTCAAGGCCACGCAGGGCCTCGAATACACGGGCGCGAAGACCACCTTCCACGGCTACGAAGAAATCGCGTTCGACGATGCGAAGGTCGTCGCGCTGTACGTCGACGGCTCGTCGGTCAACGAAGTGAAGACCGGCCAGGATGCGGTCGTCGTGCTCGATCACACGCCGTTCTACGCGGAATCGGGCGGCCAGGTCGGCGACGAGGGCGTGCTCGCGAACGCCGCGACGCGCTTCGCGGTGGCCGACACGCTGAAGGTGCAGGCCGACGTGATCGGCCACCACGGCACGCTGGAGCAAGGCACGCTGAAGGTGGGCGACGTGCTGCGCGCGGAAATCGACGCGCATCGCCGCGCACGCACGCAGCGCAACCACTCGGCCACCCACCTGATGCACAAGGCGCTGCGCGAAGTGCTCGGCGCGCACGTGCAGCAGAAGGGTTCGCTGGTCGACGCGGAAAAAACCCGTTTCGACTTCGCGCACAACGCACCGATGACGGACGACGAAATCCGTCGTGTCGAGCAGATCGTCAACAACGAAATCCTCGCGAACGCGCCGGGTATCGTGCGCGTGATGCCGTACGACGAAGCGGTGAAGGGCGGCGCGATGGCGCTGTTCGGCGAGAAGTACGGCGATGAAGTGCGCGTGCTCGACCTCGGTTTCTCGCGCGAACTGTGCGGCGGCACGCACGTGCACCGCACCGGCGACATCGGCCTCTTCAAGATCGTCGTCGAAGGCGGCGTCGCGGCCGGCATCCGCCGTGTCGAGGCGATCACCGGCGACAACGCGGTGCGCTTCGTGCAGGATCTCGACGCCCGCATGAACGAAGCCGCGGCCGCGCTGAAGGCGCAGCCGTCGGAGCTCACGCAGCGCATCGCGCAGGTGCAGGAGCAGGTGAAGTCGCTCGAGAAGGAACTGGGCGCGCTGAAGTCGAAGCTCGCATCGAGCCAGGGCGACGAGCTCGCGCAGCAGGCCGTCGAAATCGGCGGCGTGTACGTGCTGGCTGCGACGCTCGACGGCGCCGACGCGAAGACGCTGCGCGAAACGGTCGACAAGCTGAAGGACAAGCTGAAGAGCGCGGCGATCGTGCTGGCGGCCGTCGAAGGCGGCAAGGTCAGCCTGATCGCGGGCGTCACGCCGGACGCGAGCAAGAAGGTCAAGGCCGGCGAGCTCGTGAACTTCGTCGCGCAGCAGGTCGGCGGCAAGGGCGGCGGCCGTCCGGACATGGCGCAGGCAGGCGGCACCGAGCCGGCGAACCTGCCGGGCGCGCTGGCAGGCGTCAAGGGCTGGGTCGAAGAGCGGCTCTGA
- a CDS encoding CaiB/BaiF CoA transferase family protein, producing MGALSHIRVLDLTRVLAGPWCAQTLADFGADVIKVERPGAGDDTRHWGPPYLKDADGADTAEAAYYLAANRNKRSVTVDIATPEGQQIVRELAAQSDVVLENYKVGQLKKYGLDYESLRAVKPDLIYCSVTGFGQTGPYAHRAGYDFIVQGIGGFMSITGERDGEPGGGPQKAGVAIADLATGLYSTIAVLAALAHRDRTGEGQYVDMALLDVQVALLANMNTNFLASGKPPVRWGNAHPNIVPYQTFQTSDGWIIVAVGNDGQFRKFVEAGGQPELADDERFATNPSRVRHRDTLVPILAEMVKARGKADWIGALEAAGVPCGPINDLDEVFDNEQVVARGMQVSLPHPCGADVKLVRNPIRMSATPPDARTAPPLLGAQTDDVLRDMLGYDDERIAALKAKQAI from the coding sequence ATGGGTGCCCTGAGCCATATCCGCGTGCTGGACCTCACCCGCGTGCTCGCGGGCCCGTGGTGCGCGCAGACGCTTGCCGATTTCGGTGCGGACGTGATCAAGGTCGAGCGCCCGGGCGCCGGCGACGACACGCGCCACTGGGGGCCGCCGTACCTGAAGGACGCGGACGGCGCCGATACCGCCGAAGCCGCGTACTACCTCGCGGCGAACCGCAACAAGCGCTCGGTGACGGTCGACATCGCGACGCCCGAAGGCCAGCAGATCGTGCGCGAGCTCGCCGCGCAAAGCGACGTCGTGCTCGAGAACTACAAGGTCGGCCAGTTGAAAAAATACGGGCTCGATTACGAATCGCTGCGCGCGGTGAAGCCCGACCTGATCTATTGCTCGGTCACGGGCTTCGGCCAGACGGGCCCGTACGCGCACCGCGCGGGCTACGACTTCATCGTCCAGGGGATCGGCGGCTTCATGAGCATCACCGGCGAGCGCGACGGCGAGCCGGGCGGCGGCCCGCAGAAGGCCGGCGTCGCGATCGCCGATCTCGCGACCGGCCTCTATTCGACGATCGCCGTGCTCGCGGCGCTCGCGCACCGCGATCGAACCGGCGAAGGCCAGTACGTCGACATGGCGCTGCTCGACGTGCAGGTCGCGCTGCTCGCGAACATGAACACCAACTTCCTCGCGAGCGGCAAGCCGCCCGTGCGCTGGGGCAACGCGCATCCGAACATCGTGCCGTACCAGACATTCCAGACGAGCGATGGGTGGATCATCGTCGCCGTCGGCAACGACGGGCAGTTCCGCAAGTTCGTCGAGGCCGGCGGCCAGCCCGAACTGGCCGACGACGAACGTTTCGCGACGAATCCGTCGCGCGTGCGCCACCGCGACACGCTGGTGCCGATCCTCGCGGAAATGGTGAAGGCGCGCGGCAAGGCCGACTGGATCGGTGCGCTCGAAGCGGCCGGCGTGCCGTGCGGGCCGATCAACGATCTCGACGAAGTGTTCGACAACGAGCAAGTCGTCGCGCGCGGGATGCAGGTGTCGCTGCCGCACCCGTGCGGCGCGGACGTGAAGCTCGTGCGCAACCCGATCCGGATGAGCGCGACGCCGCCCGACGCGCGCACGGCCCCGCCGCTGCTCGGCGCGCAGACCGACGACGTGCTGCGCGACATGCTCGGCTACGACGATGAACGGATTGCCGCGCTGAAGGCGAAGCAGGCGATCTGA
- a CDS encoding NUDIX domain-containing protein, with protein MTTADYRFCPRCASPLTERADPEHEGGRVRQACPDDTCGYVHWNNPLPVVAAIVELDGKILLARNAAWPEGMFALITGFLENGETPEDGIAREVFEETALKAEHVSLVGVYEFIRKNELIIAYHVRASGTVALSPELLEYKLVDPPLLRPWRAGTGVALADWMRARGLDFEFVDRPGQ; from the coding sequence ATGACCACCGCCGACTACCGCTTTTGCCCGCGCTGCGCGAGCCCGCTGACCGAGCGCGCCGATCCCGAACATGAAGGCGGCCGCGTTCGCCAGGCGTGCCCCGACGATACCTGCGGCTATGTCCACTGGAACAACCCGCTACCGGTCGTTGCCGCGATCGTCGAGCTCGACGGCAAGATCCTGCTCGCGCGCAACGCGGCCTGGCCGGAAGGGATGTTCGCGCTGATCACCGGTTTCCTCGAGAACGGCGAGACGCCCGAGGACGGCATCGCGCGCGAGGTGTTCGAGGAAACGGCGCTGAAGGCCGAACACGTGTCGCTCGTCGGCGTCTACGAATTCATCCGCAAGAACGAGCTGATCATCGCGTATCACGTGCGCGCGTCGGGCACGGTCGCGCTGTCGCCGGAACTGCTCGAATACAAACTCGTCGATCCGCCGCTGCTGCGCCCGTGGCGTGCCGGCACGGGCGTCGCGCTCGCCGACTGGATGCGCGCGCGCGGCCTCGATTTCGAGTTCGTCGACCGGCCGGGACAGTGA
- a CDS encoding acyl-CoA thioesterase, with protein MSDKPQPRSRDAYRHFLPITTRWMDNDVYGHVNNVVYYSYFDTVVNEYLIRAGVLDVEHGQTIGLVVETQCNYFAPLVFPQSVDAGLRVAKLGTSSVRYEIGLFAAGDAAPAAQGHFVHVYVDRGTRRPVPLPDALRAALESIAA; from the coding sequence ATGTCCGACAAGCCGCAGCCGCGTTCCCGCGACGCCTACCGCCACTTCCTGCCGATCACGACCCGCTGGATGGACAACGATGTCTACGGGCACGTGAACAACGTCGTCTACTACAGCTACTTCGATACCGTCGTGAACGAGTATCTGATCCGCGCGGGCGTGCTCGACGTCGAGCACGGACAGACGATCGGGCTGGTGGTCGAGACGCAGTGCAACTACTTCGCACCGCTCGTGTTTCCGCAGTCGGTCGACGCGGGGCTGCGCGTCGCGAAGCTCGGCACGTCGAGCGTGCGCTACGAGATCGGGCTGTTCGCGGCCGGCGACGCAGCGCCCGCCGCGCAAGGGCATTTCGTGCACGTGTACGTCGATCGCGGCACGCGCCGCCCGGTGCCGCTGCCCGACGCGCTGCGCGCCGCGCTCGAATCGATCGCCGCCTGA